A genomic stretch from Vicinamibacterales bacterium includes:
- a CDS encoding Gfo/Idh/MocA family oxidoreductase, which produces MIRVLLAVVLALAASQSARESPPWAAKELRAGIIGTDTSHVPQFVRILHAHPEWKVKVVAAFKGGSPDLPLSATRLEGFARTIQGDGVEIVDSIDTLLSKVDVVLLTSVDGRPHLAQATPVFKAGKRVFIDKPLAASLDDVRRIVALSRQTRTPFFSASSVRFHRDIPGLRDAARGSMRTVEATYLLQPLEFHPDLFYYGIHGVEALYAVMGTGCTSLARRKEGEIDVTTCTWRDGRVGRFRGLPKADSMQPLIRITGTTGTVETKGTADNEGIVAAIAEFFHTGRPPVDVAQTVEVFEFMTAAQLSAERGGAEVKLAELRK; this is translated from the coding sequence ATGATCAGAGTGCTGCTGGCAGTCGTTCTCGCCTTGGCCGCGTCCCAGAGTGCGCGGGAATCCCCGCCCTGGGCCGCGAAGGAGCTGCGCGCCGGGATCATCGGCACCGACACGTCCCACGTGCCGCAGTTCGTCAGGATCCTTCACGCCCACCCCGAATGGAAGGTCAAGGTGGTCGCCGCGTTCAAAGGCGGCAGCCCGGACCTGCCGCTGAGTGCGACGCGTCTCGAGGGGTTTGCCAGAACCATCCAGGGGGACGGCGTCGAGATCGTGGACAGCATCGACACGCTGCTGTCGAAAGTGGATGTCGTTCTGCTGACGAGCGTCGACGGCCGTCCGCACCTCGCGCAGGCCACCCCGGTGTTCAAGGCCGGGAAGCGCGTCTTCATCGACAAGCCGCTCGCCGCGAGTCTCGACGACGTCCGCCGCATCGTCGCGTTGTCGCGGCAAACGCGCACGCCGTTCTTCAGCGCGTCGTCGGTTCGTTTTCACCGGGACATTCCCGGACTTCGCGATGCGGCGCGCGGATCGATGCGGACGGTCGAAGCGACGTACCTGCTGCAGCCGCTCGAATTTCACCCGGACCTGTTCTACTACGGGATCCACGGCGTCGAGGCGCTCTATGCGGTGATGGGGACGGGGTGTACCAGCCTGGCCAGGCGGAAGGAAGGGGAGATCGACGTCACGACGTGCACGTGGCGGGACGGACGCGTCGGCCGCTTCCGCGGCCTGCCGAAAGCGGATTCGATGCAGCCGCTGATCCGGATCACGGGCACGACCGGTACGGTCGAGACGAAAGGCACGGCCGACAACGAGGGCATCGTCGCCGCCATCGCCGAGTTCTTCCACACGGGCCGGCCCCCCGTGGACGTGGCGCAGACCGTGGAGGTCTTCGAGTTCATGACGGCGGCGCAGTTGAGCGCGGAGCGCGGCGGGGCCGAGGTCAAGCTCGCGGAGCTGCGAAAATAA
- a CDS encoding DUF1080 domain-containing protein gives MLALVLTAGAGQAPAPSRTPSTPVAIFDGKSFAGWEGDLAIFRVQDGAIVGGSLERKIARNEFLCTTKTYGDFELRLKVKLLGGDGANAGIQFRTRRIPNDHEVSGYQADMGTGWWGALYDESRRNKVLKGPDQEKMKGVVKAGDWNDYVIRAEGRRIQLWINGVQTVDYVEEDPAIETSGVIALQIHGGPPSEAWYKDITLLDLSSR, from the coding sequence ATGCTCGCACTCGTTCTGACGGCCGGCGCCGGTCAGGCGCCCGCGCCGAGCCGGACGCCGTCAACGCCCGTCGCGATCTTCGACGGGAAGAGCTTCGCCGGATGGGAGGGGGATCTGGCGATCTTCCGCGTCCAGGATGGCGCGATCGTCGGCGGTTCGCTGGAGCGGAAGATTGCGCGAAACGAATTCCTCTGCACCACGAAAACGTATGGTGACTTCGAGCTGCGGCTGAAGGTGAAGCTGCTCGGAGGAGACGGGGCCAACGCCGGCATCCAGTTCCGCACCAGACGCATCCCGAACGATCACGAGGTCTCGGGGTATCAGGCGGACATGGGCACCGGCTGGTGGGGCGCGCTCTACGACGAATCACGGCGGAACAAGGTACTCAAGGGTCCCGACCAGGAGAAGATGAAGGGCGTCGTCAAGGCCGGCGACTGGAACGATTACGTGATCCGGGCCGAGGGCCGGCGGATTCAGCTTTGGATCAACGGCGTTCAGACGGTCGATTACGTCGAAGAAGACCCGGCGATCGAAACCAGCGGCGTCATCGCCCTGCAGATCCACGGCGGCCCGCCCAGCGAGGCGTGGTACAAGGACATCACCCTGCTGGATCTGTCCTCCCGGTAG
- a CDS encoding fumarylacetoacetate hydrolase family protein encodes MIRLYATTSGLTLERDGVFAGVPDVAAIDGIFRAGDPHGEAAALFDRGSRTQAPDRLRPPLLSQEVWAAGVTYYRSRTARMEESKDAGGGSFYDRVYEADRPELFFKATPHRVVGPGEPVRIRSDSRWNVPEPELTLAINSRGTIFGYTIGNDMSSRDIEGENPLYLPQAKVYAGSAALGPCLVIDRALPGPEATIGIAIARGGAPVFSGETTIGRIKRPLPSLAEWLFRDNSFPDGCYLMTGTGIVPPDAFTLAAGDEIRITLEPVGTLVNTVAPPGA; translated from the coding sequence GTGATACGCCTCTACGCCACGACATCCGGCTTGACGCTCGAACGCGACGGCGTCTTCGCCGGCGTTCCGGACGTCGCCGCCATCGACGGGATCTTCCGCGCCGGCGATCCGCACGGCGAGGCCGCGGCGCTGTTCGATCGCGGCTCGCGGACGCAGGCGCCGGACCGGTTGCGGCCGCCGCTGCTCTCGCAGGAAGTCTGGGCGGCCGGCGTCACGTATTACCGCAGCCGCACGGCGCGCATGGAAGAGTCGAAGGACGCCGGCGGCGGCAGCTTCTACGATCGGGTCTACGAAGCCGACCGGCCCGAGCTCTTCTTCAAGGCGACGCCGCACCGGGTCGTCGGGCCGGGCGAGCCGGTCCGGATCCGATCCGATTCACGCTGGAACGTGCCCGAACCGGAGCTGACGCTGGCCATCAACAGCCGCGGTACGATCTTCGGCTATACGATCGGCAACGACATGAGCTCGCGCGACATCGAAGGGGAGAACCCGCTGTACTTGCCGCAGGCGAAGGTCTACGCCGGCAGCGCGGCGCTCGGTCCCTGTCTGGTCATCGATCGCGCGCTCCCCGGGCCGGAGGCGACGATCGGCATCGCGATCGCGCGCGGCGGCGCGCCGGTGTTCAGCGGAGAGACGACGATCGGCCGGATCAAACGGCCGCTGCCGTCGCTTGCCGAGTGGTTGTTCCGCGACAACAGCTTTCCCGATGGCTGTTACCTCATGACCGGCACCGGCATCGTGCCCCCGGACGCGTTCACGCTGGCGGCGGGTGACGAGATCCGGATCACCCTCGAACCAGTGGGCACGCTGGTCAACACGGTGGCGCCGCCGGGCGCCTGA
- a CDS encoding SDR family NAD(P)-dependent oxidoreductase, with amino-acid sequence MNQYDLKEQRAIVTGGAQGFGRAIAERLLDSGARVSLWDRDAETLAGTARELDRRGEVHTATVDVASEAQVDAATGGTVERFGGIDILVANAGIAGATVPIWEHPVDAWRQVIEVNLTGVFLCCRAVIPHMRAQRYGRIVNIASIAGKEGNPNASGYSASKAGVIALTKSLGKELAGDDIAVNCVTPAAARTRILEQVPQSHIDFMLSKIPRGRFVLVEELASMVAWLVSKENSFTTGAVFDLSGGRATY; translated from the coding sequence ATGAACCAATACGACCTCAAGGAACAACGGGCGATCGTGACCGGCGGTGCGCAGGGATTCGGCCGCGCGATCGCGGAGCGCCTGCTCGACTCGGGCGCCCGGGTGTCGCTGTGGGACCGTGACGCCGAGACGCTGGCCGGCACCGCCCGCGAGCTCGATCGGCGGGGCGAGGTGCACACCGCGACGGTCGACGTCGCCAGCGAAGCGCAGGTCGACGCGGCGACGGGCGGCACCGTGGAACGGTTCGGCGGGATCGACATCCTCGTCGCCAACGCGGGGATTGCCGGGGCCACGGTGCCGATCTGGGAGCACCCCGTGGACGCGTGGCGCCAGGTCATCGAGGTGAATCTCACCGGCGTCTTTCTCTGCTGCCGCGCCGTCATTCCGCACATGCGGGCGCAGCGCTACGGCCGCATCGTCAACATCGCCTCGATTGCCGGCAAGGAAGGCAATCCGAACGCGTCGGGATACAGCGCGTCGAAGGCGGGGGTGATCGCCCTGACGAAATCGCTCGGCAAGGAGCTGGCCGGCGACGATATCGCGGTGAACTGCGTCACGCCGGCGGCGGCGAGGACGCGCATCCTCGAGCAGGTGCCGCAGTCGCACATCGATTTCATGCTCTCGAAGATCCCGCGCGGCCGTTTCGTGCTGGTCGAGGAGCTGGCTTCGATGGTGGCCTGGCTGGTCTCGAAGGAGAACTCGTTCACCACCGGCGCGGTGTTCGATCTGAGCGGCGGCCGCGCCACGTACTGA
- a CDS encoding cupin domain-containing protein: protein MTRRSALAAFAMFAELMASTRDADAQTPATPARAPIKFDLPNLAMDGWEVTISHVDFAPGRVGSAHRHAGFVLAYVLKGEILTKISAQGPAKIYKAGEMFFEPPGSVHEESGNPSQTEPAQLLAMIFAKKGSTLTTPVGRGGDE from the coding sequence ATGACCCGCAGAAGTGCTCTCGCCGCGTTCGCCATGTTCGCGGAGCTGATGGCCTCGACCCGTGACGCCGACGCGCAAACGCCTGCCACGCCGGCGCGCGCGCCGATCAAGTTCGATCTCCCGAATCTTGCGATGGACGGTTGGGAGGTGACCATCAGCCACGTCGATTTCGCGCCGGGGCGCGTGGGTTCGGCGCATCGGCACGCGGGCTTCGTTCTCGCGTACGTGCTGAAGGGAGAAATCCTGACGAAGATTTCAGCCCAGGGGCCGGCGAAGATCTACAAAGCAGGAGAGATGTTCTTCGAGCCGCCGGGGTCGGTGCACGAAGAGTCCGGCAATCCCAGCCAGACGGAGCCCGCCCAGCTGCTCGCGATGATCTTCGCGAAAAAGGGATCGACGCTGACGACGCCCGTCGGCCGCGGGGGCGACGAGTAG
- a CDS encoding aldehyde dehydrogenase (NADP(+)) has product MHIHGTSLIAGSPAATAGSSFRAFDPALGIEIAPDFYEASAAEVDAAMRAAADAFVDYRARPAETRAAFLDAIAAEIESAGDALVARATAETGLPAARIQSERARTCGQLRLFAQVVREGSWVDARIDTALPDRQPLPRPDLRRMLLPLGPVVVFGSSNFPLAFSAAGGDTASALAAGCPVVVKAHRAHPGTGEIVGRAIGRAAQRCALPGGVFSLIHGGGATVGVAMVRHDAAAAVGFTGSHAAGRALFDAAASRPRPIPVFAEMSSLNPLLVLPAALRARGAAIAEGLLASFTLGVGQFCTKPGLVFVPQGADADQFMTALGAAVAAAPCGTMLTPGIRDAFVEHRDRVAHAAGVTVAAVSSAVAAADKTQAAPSVGVTTGARFLASPELAIEAFGPFTLVIQCADAAEIARCVRSLEGQLTATVHADAGDLEAFGGLLADLEQKAGRIVFNGFPTGVEVAPAMNHGGPYPATTDARFTSVGTAAMLRFARPVCYQNVPDDRLPPALQNRNPLGIRRMVNGAYTAEAI; this is encoded by the coding sequence ATGCACATTCACGGCACAAGCCTGATCGCCGGTAGTCCGGCGGCGACGGCAGGTTCGTCATTCAGGGCCTTCGATCCTGCGCTCGGGATCGAGATCGCACCCGACTTTTACGAGGCATCGGCGGCGGAAGTGGACGCCGCGATGCGCGCGGCGGCGGACGCGTTCGTCGACTACCGCGCCAGGCCCGCAGAAACGCGCGCCGCCTTCCTCGATGCGATCGCCGCGGAGATCGAATCGGCGGGCGACGCACTCGTCGCGCGGGCCACCGCGGAAACCGGATTGCCCGCGGCGCGCATCCAGTCGGAGCGCGCCAGGACCTGCGGCCAGTTGCGGCTCTTCGCCCAGGTCGTGCGGGAAGGCTCCTGGGTCGACGCCCGCATCGACACGGCGCTGCCGGATCGGCAGCCGCTTCCGCGGCCCGATCTGCGGAGGATGCTCCTGCCCCTGGGCCCCGTCGTCGTATTCGGCTCGAGCAACTTTCCGCTCGCCTTTTCCGCCGCCGGCGGCGACACCGCGTCGGCGCTGGCCGCCGGATGCCCCGTCGTCGTCAAGGCTCATCGCGCGCACCCCGGCACCGGGGAGATCGTGGGGCGCGCCATCGGCCGCGCGGCGCAGCGCTGCGCCCTGCCGGGCGGCGTGTTCTCGCTGATTCACGGCGGCGGCGCCACGGTCGGCGTCGCGATGGTCCGGCACGACGCCGCGGCCGCGGTGGGCTTCACCGGATCGCACGCGGCAGGCCGCGCGCTGTTCGATGCCGCGGCCTCGCGGCCGCGCCCGATTCCGGTGTTCGCGGAGATGAGCAGTCTGAACCCTCTCCTCGTTCTGCCCGCCGCGCTGCGCGCGCGCGGCGCCGCCATCGCCGAGGGGCTGCTCGCGTCGTTCACGCTCGGCGTAGGGCAGTTCTGCACCAAGCCCGGATTGGTCTTCGTTCCGCAGGGCGCTGACGCGGATCAGTTCATGACGGCGCTCGGCGCCGCGGTCGCCGCCGCGCCGTGCGGGACGATGCTGACGCCCGGCATCCGGGATGCGTTCGTCGAGCATCGCGATCGCGTGGCGCACGCCGCAGGCGTCACCGTCGCCGCGGTGTCATCCGCCGTGGCGGCGGCCGACAAGACGCAGGCGGCGCCCAGCGTCGGCGTCACGACCGGCGCACGGTTCCTGGCGTCGCCGGAACTCGCCATCGAGGCCTTTGGACCATTCACGCTGGTCATTCAATGCGCCGACGCGGCCGAGATCGCTCGCTGCGTCAGGTCGCTCGAGGGGCAGCTCACGGCAACCGTCCATGCAGACGCCGGGGACCTGGAGGCGTTCGGCGGGCTGCTCGCGGACCTCGAGCAGAAGGCCGGCCGGATCGTCTTCAATGGATTTCCCACAGGCGTCGAAGTCGCGCCGGCGATGAATCACGGCGGGCCGTATCCGGCGACCACCGACGCGCGGTTCACCTCGGTCGGCACCGCCGCGATGCTGCGGTTCGCGCGGCCGGTGTGTTACCAGAACGTCCCGGACGATCGGCTGCCGCCGGCGCTCCAGAATCGCAATCCGCTGGGCATCCGCCGCATGGTCAACGGCGCCTACACAGCAGAAGCGATCTAG